One Nitrospira sp. genomic region harbors:
- the hflX gene encoding GTPase HflX has translation MSKPSQPNAVLVAIRTPRVTVDELDSSLQELTRLVTTLGYHVVGRVTQKRSSDKYAAVLGQGKLAELALWTGGSGKIESAFERPKHKAASKFEAEDPDVTEESGDDESDDTIEVSPGPGQQAQIVIVDCDLSPSQLKNLERAAGAPVLDRTGVIIEIFSRHARTRAARLQVEIARLNYLAPRLRETGGGSERQGGGVGGKGAGETSLELDKRRIRDRTKELRTELAAIGDEHQTRRARREHELTVALVGYTNAGKSSLMRAMTGSEVLVADKLFATLDTTIRPLYPDTRPKVLMSDTVGFIKKLPHDLVASFKSTLDEAASASLLLFVVDASDPSFRSQLDVTRKVLAEVGATEVPSLLVLNKRDRLAPDELAALKAEYPDAIVLSTRSKDDLQALRERIMGYFESDMLDEELRIPFTAQAVVAEIRAKMRILSEDYDAEGLTIRVRSTPENLTAIKKKLPR, from the coding sequence ATGTCGAAGCCCTCACAACCGAATGCCGTGCTTGTGGCGATCCGCACGCCTCGCGTGACTGTGGATGAGCTGGACAGTTCGCTGCAAGAGCTCACCCGTCTGGTGACGACCCTCGGGTACCACGTCGTGGGCCGTGTGACGCAAAAGCGGAGTTCCGATAAATATGCGGCGGTCCTGGGACAGGGCAAACTGGCCGAATTGGCGCTGTGGACCGGCGGGTCCGGAAAAATCGAATCGGCGTTTGAGCGGCCGAAGCACAAAGCGGCGTCGAAGTTCGAGGCGGAGGACCCGGACGTCACGGAAGAATCAGGCGACGACGAATCGGACGATACCATCGAGGTTTCCCCAGGCCCTGGCCAGCAGGCGCAGATCGTCATCGTGGACTGTGACCTGTCGCCGTCCCAATTGAAAAACCTTGAACGTGCCGCCGGCGCGCCGGTGCTCGATCGGACCGGGGTCATCATTGAGATTTTCAGCCGGCACGCGCGGACCAGAGCGGCCCGGCTGCAGGTGGAGATCGCGCGGCTCAATTATCTTGCGCCGCGGTTGCGGGAAACCGGCGGCGGGAGCGAGCGGCAAGGCGGGGGAGTTGGTGGCAAAGGAGCCGGAGAGACGAGTCTGGAGCTCGATAAGCGAAGAATCCGCGATCGCACGAAAGAGCTCCGGACGGAATTGGCGGCGATCGGGGACGAGCACCAGACGCGCCGCGCAAGGCGGGAACACGAATTGACGGTCGCGCTCGTCGGGTACACCAATGCCGGGAAATCCTCGCTCATGCGGGCGATGACGGGCAGCGAGGTGCTCGTGGCCGACAAGCTGTTCGCCACGCTCGATACCACGATCCGGCCCTTGTATCCTGACACGCGTCCAAAAGTGCTCATGTCCGATACGGTGGGATTCATCAAAAAGCTCCCGCATGACCTGGTGGCCTCGTTCAAGTCGACACTGGATGAAGCGGCCAGTGCCTCGCTCTTGCTGTTTGTCGTCGATGCCTCCGATCCGTCCTTTCGTTCCCAACTCGATGTCACGCGGAAGGTGTTGGCCGAAGTCGGCGCCACGGAGGTTCCCAGCCTGCTGGTGTTGAATAAACGGGATCGTCTCGCGCCGGATGAACTCGCGGCCCTGAAGGCGGAATATCCCGACGCCATTGTGCTGTCCACGAGAAGCAAGGACGATCTACAGGCGCTCCGTGAGCGCATCATGGGGTACTTTGAGAGCGATATGCTCGACGAGGAATTGCGCATTCCGTTTACGGCTCAGGCGGTCGTCGCAGAGATCCGCGCCAAGATGCGTATCCTGTCCGAAGACTATGATGCCGAGGGGCTCACGATACGGGTGCGCTCGACCCCTGAGAACCTGACTGCCATCAAAAAGAAGCTCCCGCGCTGA
- a CDS encoding 4a-hydroxytetrahydrobiopterin dehydratase — MARTLPSLSAQSGRRQERSTHTFLKGDSPKARQKTQHHPDIDIRFNKVSLNLTTHDECGLTQKDFFMVRQSDEA, encoded by the coding sequence ATTGCGCGAACCTTACCCTCGTTGTCTGCCCAATCCGGTCGCAGGCAGGAGCGATCGACACACACATTCCTAAAAGGAGATTCTCCTAAGGCGCGCCAAAAGACCCAGCACCATCCCGATATCGACATTCGGTTCAACAAGGTGTCGTTGAATCTCACCACCCATGACGAATGCGGACTGACGCAGAAAGACTTTTTCATGGTGCGGCAATCTGACGAGGCTTAG